A genome region from Salvia splendens isolate huo1 chromosome 19, SspV2, whole genome shotgun sequence includes the following:
- the LOC121778703 gene encoding protein MICRORCHIDIA 6-like, protein MSSMNLNTNHGHGKLGMKAVKSEQHIGRLTVLRASNNECSPIDDSGFCSTSSMSPAPICRQFWRAGDYEDRLISKPACQNRTGYLHIHPKFLHSNATSHKWAFGAVAELLDNSIDEIQNGATFVVVDKTSNPRDGTTALLIQDNGGGMNPEAMRRCISFGFSDKHSKTAIGQYGNGFKTSSMRLGADVVVFSRSMVDRKSTQSVGLLSYTFLTQTGQDRIVVPMVDYEFDSHTSTWNSLHDEQHLNKNLSILLEWSPFMTEAELLNQFDDIGSHGTKIIVYNLWQNDDGKLELDFESDPEDIRICWDTREKAKFSSKMKASEQHLANRFKHSLRAYLSILYLQYPGNFCIVLRGQIVEYHNIGSDLKFPQFIRYKPQNVEESVITTIGFLKEAPAVNVHGFNVYHKNRLILPFWHVVTFSDSRGRGVVGLLEANFVKPTHNKQDFEKTPVFQKLETRLKEMTQEYWDYHCGLIGYQAKKIPRTMAHQVVPNPKSNCGPGIYQPVVLTRDSSSAFGVRASSAAGVKKDASGISLPSFHKSTEEAALKRKRHEQVVETGRANRMGGTRVRSVDNAHSGDVQQRAIYPARAFQVDEEAAKIIQDNRNLCARFKEYEGIDKELNLKITKLKAEIEEARREYARMLLESKVLEKVKRGKGNREQGHV, encoded by the exons ATGAGTTCCATGAACTTAAATACCAACCACGGTCATGGAAAGCTTGGCATGAAAGCTGTTAAATCGGAGCAACATATCGGAAGATTGACTGTTCTAAGGGCTTCTAACAATGAGTGCTCTCCAATTGATGATTCAGGCTTTTGCTCGACATCGTCAATGTCTCCAGCCCCTATTTGTCGACAGTTCTGGAGAGCTGGAGACTATGAGGACAGGCTTATTTCTAAGCCAGCATGTCAAA ATCGCACAGGCTATCTTCATATTCACCCCAAATTTCTTCACTCTAATGCCACTTCTCACAAGTGGGCCTTTGGTG CTGTGGCAGAACTGCTTGATAATTCCATTGATGAG ATACAAAATGGGGCCACCTTTGTTGTCGTGGATAAGACCTCAAATCCCAGGGATGGAACTACAGCTTTGTTAATTCAAG ATAATGGTGGTGGAATGAACCCTGAAGCAATGCGGCGTTGCATTAGTTTTGGGTTTTCTGATAAGCATTCAAAAACTGCAATAGGACAGT ATGGAAATGGGTTTAAGACCAGTTCTATGAGACTCGGGGCTGATGTTGTGGTCTTCAGCCGCTCCATGGTGGACAG GAAATCGACGCAAAGTGTAGGTTTGCTATCTTATACATTTTTAACGCAAACAGGCCAGGATAGAATAGTTGTCCCAATG GTTGATTATGAGTTTGATTCACATACAAGTACATGGAATTCATTACACGATGAACAACATCTAAATAAAAATCTTTCCATCCTCTTAGAGTGGTCTCCGTTTATGACAGAAGCCGAACTTCTGAACCAA TTTGATGACATTGGCTCTCATGGTACCAAGATAATAGTCTACAATCTATGGCAGAATGATGATGGAAAATTGGAGCTCGATTTTGAGTCAGACCCAGAG GATATTCGTATCTGTTGGGACACTAGAGAAAAAGCTAAATTTTCCTCTAAGATGAAAGCAAGCGAACAGCATCTTGCTAATCGTTTTAAGCATTCACTTCGC GcatatttatctattttatacTTGCAATATCCTGGGAACTTTTGCATAGTATTGCGTGGACAAATTGTTGAGTATCATAACATTGGAAGTGATCTCAAATTTCCGCAATTCATACGGTACAAACCTCAAAATGTTGAG GAATCGGTCATCACTACGATTGGCTTCCTGAAGGAAGCTCCAGCTGTGAATGTACATGGTTTTAATGTCTACCACAAGAATAGACTGATACTG CCATTTTGGCATGTTGTAACCTTTTCTGACAGCAGAGGCAGAGGAGTTGTAG GGCTTTTGGAAGCAAACTTTGTTAAGCCTACTCACAATAAACAGGATTTTGAGAAAACTCCAGTCTTCCAAAAGCTTGAAACCCGTCTAAAAGAAATGACACAAGAATACTG GGATTACCATTGTGGACTCATTGGCTATCAAGCTAAGAAAATCCCTCGAACAATGGCACATCAAGTTGTACCTAATCCTAAGTCAAATTGTGGACCTGGTATATATCAACCTGTCGTGCTGACTAGAGACTCCTCAAGTGCTTTTGGTGTAAGAGCATCATCGGCAGCTGGAGTTAAAAAAGATGCATCTGGAATCTCCTTGCCGTCCTTCCATAAGAGCACAGAGG AAGCAGCTCTCAAAAGGAAAAGACATGAGCAAGTTGTGGAGACTGGAAGGGCAAATAGGATGGGAGGCACAAGGGTGAGATCTGTTGATAATGCTCACAGTGGAGATGTACAACAG CGTGCTATTTATCCTGCCAGGGCGTTCCAAGTAGACGAAGAAGCCGCTAAGATAATTCAAGATAACCGAAACCTCTGCGCCCG GTTCAAAGAATATGAGGGGATAGACAAAGAACTCAATCTTAAG ATTACAAAACTCAAGGCAGAAATAGAAGAAGCACGTCGCGAGTATGCTCGGATGCTTCTAGAATCCAAAGTGTTGGAGAAAGTGAAAAGGGGGAAGGGAAACAGGGAACAGGGACATGTCTGA
- the LOC121779055 gene encoding uncharacterized protein LOC121779055, with protein sequence MNSSKKLHLELQNLVAAVQREADEAEAAAAAVPRPFYHRRYIDRDHAGADRRLMEDYFNENARYPPEIFRRRFRMSQNLFVHIATCLAQRFKCFNLRYDATGRPDLSTYQKCTVAIRQLAYAGPADMFDEYLQMGETTALQTLRQFCRGIKDIFKGEYLRKPTADDCQQLIDMHGTI encoded by the coding sequence atgaatAGTTCCAAGAAGTTACATCTGGAGCTCCAAAACCTTGTTGCAGCGGTGCAACGTGAAGCTGacgaggcggaggcggcggcggcggcggtccCTCGGCCGTTCTATCATCGGCGGTATATCGACCGTGACCATGCGGGGGCTGACCGCCGGTTGATGGAAGACTACTTCAACGAGAACGCCCGTTATCCGCCAGAAATTTTccgtcggcgattcagaatgtcgcaaaaTCTCTTCGTCCATATAGCGACCTGTTTGGCGCAGCGGTTCAAGTGCTTCAACTTGCGATATGATGCCACCGGCCGACCCGACTTGTCGACATACCAGAAGTGTACGGtggcaattaggcagcttgcctatgctGGGCccgccgacatgttcgacgaatacctacagatgggcgaAACGACTGCCCTACAGACGTTGAGGCAGTTTTGTAGGGGCATTAAGGATATCTTCAAAGGGGAGTATCTACGGAAGCCAACGGCCGATGATTGCCAGCAACTGATTGATATGCACGGGACG